A single genomic interval of Buchnera aphidicola (Symydobius americanus) harbors:
- a CDS encoding acetolactate synthase 3 large subunit, which produces METLSGAETVIRSLIDQGIEYIFGYPGGAVLDIYDALKKYKQIKHILVRHEQSATHMADGYSRCTGKTGVVLVTSGPGATNAITGIATAYMDSIPMVIISGQVDASLIGYDAFQECDMLGISRPIVKHSFLVKKTEDIPIIFKKSFWLASTGRPGPIVIDLPKNILSNLNKKPYVWPDSIHIRSYNPVTKGHKGQIKKILETLLTSKKPIIYAGGGVISSNSSNELIQLAEYFNIPVTTSLMALGSFPGKHPQNLQMLGMHGTYEANMAMHNSDVIFAIGVRFDDRTTNNLKKYCPYAKILHIDIDPTSISKTVIAHIPIVGDAKHILKDILKLIKEKKICYETNRLKEWWKLINTWKNKNSLKYDKNSKNIKPQYVIETLCKLTKGEAYITSDVGQHQMFTALYYKFNKPRRWINSGGLGTMGFGFPAALGVKIALPEETVICITGDGSIQMNIQELSTAMQYKLPILIININNKSLGMVKQWQDIIYEGRHSHSYMESLPNFVKLSESYGHIGISITQNEELEKKMKSAIKKMIRGHLVFIDIVVDHEEHVYPMQIRGGGMNEMRIRQ; this is translated from the coding sequence ATGGAAACATTATCAGGTGCAGAAACAGTAATTCGATCACTAATCGATCAAGGTATAGAATATATTTTTGGTTATCCAGGTGGAGCAGTATTAGATATTTACGATGCTTTAAAAAAATACAAACAAATCAAACATATATTAGTACGACATGAACAAAGCGCAACCCATATGGCAGATGGTTATTCAAGATGTACCGGAAAAACAGGAGTAGTATTGGTCACTTCAGGACCAGGAGCTACTAATGCAATTACAGGAATTGCAACAGCATATATGGATTCTATACCTATGGTAATTATATCGGGACAAGTAGATGCTTCTCTAATCGGATATGATGCATTTCAAGAATGTGATATGTTAGGTATATCACGACCAATAGTAAAACATAGTTTTTTGGTCAAAAAAACTGAAGATATTCCAATAATTTTTAAAAAATCATTTTGGTTAGCATCTACTGGTAGACCAGGACCAATAGTGATTGATTTACCAAAAAATATTTTAAGCAATTTAAATAAAAAACCATATGTTTGGCCTGATTCCATTCATATACGATCATATAATCCCGTTACAAAAGGCCATAAAGGACAAATCAAAAAAATATTAGAAACATTATTAACATCTAAAAAACCAATTATTTATGCCGGAGGAGGAGTAATAAGTTCAAATAGTTCCAATGAACTAATTCAATTAGCAGAATATTTTAATATTCCAGTTACAACATCCTTAATGGCATTAGGATCTTTTCCTGGTAAACACCCCCAAAATCTTCAAATGTTAGGTATGCATGGTACATACGAAGCAAATATGGCAATGCATAATTCTGATGTTATATTCGCCATTGGGGTTCGATTTGATGACCGAACAACAAATAATTTAAAAAAATATTGCCCATATGCTAAAATTTTACACATAGATATTGATCCTACTTCAATATCAAAAACAGTTATAGCACATATTCCAATTGTTGGTGACGCAAAACATATTCTAAAAGATATATTAAAATTAATCAAAGAAAAAAAAATCTGCTATGAAACAAATCGTTTAAAAGAATGGTGGAAATTAATAAATACATGGAAAAATAAAAATAGTTTAAAATATGATAAAAATAGTAAAAATATTAAACCACAATATGTTATTGAAACCCTATGTAAACTTACAAAAGGAGAAGCATATATTACCTCCGATGTTGGACAACACCAGATGTTTACAGCGCTATATTATAAATTTAATAAACCAAGACGCTGGATTAATTCCGGAGGGTTAGGAACTATGGGTTTTGGATTTCCAGCTGCATTAGGAGTTAAAATAGCATTACCAGAAGAAACTGTAATTTGTATTACAGGAGATGGAAGTATTCAAATGAATATTCAGGAACTATCTACAGCAATGCAATATAAACTTCCAATATTAATAATAAATATCAATAACAAATCTCTAGGAATGGTAAAACAATGGCAAGATATTATTTATGAAGGAAGGCACTCCCACTCTTACATGGAATCATTACCAAATTTTGTTAAACTATCTGAATCGTATGGACATATTGGAATATCAATTACTCAAAACGAAGAATTAGAAAAAAAAATGAAAAGTGCTATAAAAAAAATGATTCGCGGACATTTAGTATTTATAGATATAGTAGTTGATCACGAAGAACATGTGTATCCAATGCAAATACGAGGAGGTGGAATGAATGAAATGCGAATACGGCAATAA
- the pyrH gene encoding UMP kinase: MVFNVCNIIKLTYKRVLLKISGEVLNGINTSKFNISFIKDIADDIKKLLHFGIEFSIVIGGGNLFRGSSLSSFGLNRIVSDRVGMLSTVINGLLLNDIFSQFKIRTYLMSSISVKKICADYCIEKSLDLLSKKYVLIFCGGLGHPFFTTDSAACLRAIETNSDIFLKGTKVNGIYSEDPSITQSAILYNQLNYQEVLQKELKVMDLTAFILARDHNLPIGVFNMYHTGALKRILTGCKEGTIITG, encoded by the coding sequence ATGGTATTTAATGTGTGTAATATTATTAAATTAACTTATAAACGAGTACTGTTAAAAATTAGCGGAGAAGTGTTAAATGGAATTAATACATCTAAATTTAATATTTCTTTTATTAAAGATATAGCGGATGATATTAAAAAATTGCTCCATTTTGGAATAGAATTCAGTATTGTGATTGGTGGTGGTAATTTATTTCGAGGAAGCAGTTTATCGAGTTTTGGATTGAATCGTATTGTATCTGATCGTGTTGGTATGTTATCAACAGTAATCAATGGATTACTTTTAAATGATATATTTAGTCAATTTAAAATTCGTACTTATTTAATGTCTTCTATTTCTGTAAAAAAAATATGCGCAGATTATTGTATAGAAAAATCGCTTGACCTTTTATCTAAAAAATACGTTTTAATTTTTTGTGGAGGATTAGGTCATCCTTTTTTTACTACTGATTCTGCTGCATGTTTGCGTGCTATTGAGACTAATTCAGATATTTTTTTAAAAGGTACCAAAGTAAATGGCATTTATTCTGAAGATCCTTCTATTACACAGTCGGCAATTTTATACAATCAATTAAATTACCAAGAAGTATTACAAAAAGAATTAAAAGTTATGGATCTAACAGCTTTTATTCTTGCAAGAGATCATAATTTACCAATCGGTGTTTTTAATATGTATCATACTGGAGCTTTAAAGCGAATTTTAACAGGTTGTAAAGAAGGTACAATTATTACTGGTTAA
- the dnaE gene encoding DNA polymerase III subunit alpha — MDPKFVHLSVRSDYSITSGLSKPNELIQRAFDLNMPALGMLDYGNFYGVIKFYKSAISMGIKPILGVRFKLRSNFLNQAISKINILAYNNQGYYNLIALISKSHKQKYLFLSDEIIIHQDWLVKYKDGLIILSGGYNGDFGKYLIQNNDFVIKSFIKFYKKYFPSFYYFEILRTNNEFEEDYIKHVILLSKIYHIPIVATNNVCFLNKSDSETHKIRVAIYKGETLQSKSFGYQYSKEQFLKTEKEMCDLFFDLPEALENSVEIAKRCNVFIKTGKYFLPTFPTKLMSTKNFLISKSLSGMNNRLKLLYSDKIFRNSIFKKYQDRLFMELEIINKMGFPGYFLIVMEFVKWAKNNNISVGPGRGSGAGSLVAYCLQITEVDPLSHDLLFERFLNPKRVSMPDFDIDFCMEKRDLVIEHIAQFYGKNTVSQIITFGTMSAKAVVRDVGRVFGYPYGFVNKISQLIPLDPGITLKKALSNQSDLLRFYIQNIEVKKIIDTSQKLEGVIKNIGKHAGGIVIAPKKLICFTPIQYDDHGVFVTQLDKDDIDYIGLLKFDFLGLRTLTIIQSAVKMINQIQKKNNSEFIYLNHIPLDDRKSFNLLKSAETTAVFQLESYGMRDLITRLQPDCFEDIVSLIALFRPGPLQSGMVDNFINRKKKKEPIAYPDIKWQHELLQPILKSTYGIILYQEQVMKIAQVLSGYTLSEADILQRAMSKKKYNEMFKQREYFQKSAQERGISKKLAIKIFDLLEKFAGYGFNKSHSVAYALISYQTLWIKSNYPSEFMSAVMSADLDNTNKIQRSIRECFRMNLKILPPDINISQYYFTTNQQGEIIYGLGAIKGVGRSIVDSIICSRNKVKRFNSLFDFCINVNLKKIGKKTLEKLVFSGALDSFNIERSLLFKLINKSILLSHQYFQSQKKNQLEFLKPLVSDNNTFYNKNYFNNFRLSSSVWSQKMKLDFEKDVLGFYLTGNPMDEYRRELSFYTNNYFIKNLYKMKNNSMVTVSGVISSIRFQTTKNRKKIIFLELLDGVDQIEIIIFGSLISKYKFMLIKDTILILTGRIFLNQFTKKLKLIAHVLMNIPIARNKYLKK; from the coding sequence TTGGATCCTAAGTTTGTTCATTTATCTGTTCGTAGTGATTATTCGATTACTAGTGGATTATCAAAGCCTAATGAATTAATTCAAAGAGCATTTGATTTAAACATGCCTGCATTAGGTATGTTGGATTATGGTAATTTTTATGGTGTAATTAAATTTTATAAATCTGCAATATCAATGGGTATTAAACCTATTTTAGGTGTGCGTTTTAAATTGCGGTCTAATTTTTTAAATCAAGCAATTAGTAAAATAAATATTTTAGCATATAATAATCAAGGTTATTATAATTTAATTGCTTTGATTTCTAAGTCACACAAACAAAAATATTTGTTTTTATCAGATGAAATTATTATTCATCAAGATTGGTTAGTGAAGTATAAAGATGGATTAATTATTTTATCAGGAGGTTATAATGGTGATTTTGGAAAATATTTAATTCAGAATAATGATTTTGTAATTAAGAGTTTTATAAAATTTTATAAAAAATATTTTCCTTCTTTTTATTATTTTGAAATTTTAAGAACAAATAATGAATTTGAAGAAGATTATATTAAACATGTTATTTTGTTATCTAAAATATATCATATACCTATTGTAGCAACTAATAATGTTTGTTTTCTTAATAAGTCTGATTCTGAGACTCATAAAATTAGAGTAGCTATTTATAAGGGTGAAACCTTACAATCTAAAAGTTTTGGTTATCAATACAGTAAAGAACAATTTTTAAAAACTGAAAAAGAAATGTGCGATTTATTTTTTGATCTTCCTGAAGCTCTTGAAAATAGTGTAGAAATTGCAAAGCGTTGTAATGTATTTATAAAAACTGGTAAATATTTTTTACCTACTTTTCCAACTAAATTAATGAGTACAAAAAATTTTTTAATTTCAAAAAGTTTATCGGGAATGAATAATCGATTAAAATTATTATATTCAGATAAAATATTTAGAAATTCAATTTTTAAAAAATATCAAGATCGATTATTTATGGAATTAGAAATTATTAATAAAATGGGTTTTCCTGGATATTTTTTAATTGTTATGGAATTTGTAAAATGGGCAAAAAATAATAATATATCAGTTGGTCCTGGTCGAGGTTCTGGTGCGGGCTCATTAGTTGCTTATTGTTTACAAATTACTGAAGTAGATCCATTATCACATGATTTATTATTTGAACGATTTTTAAATCCTAAACGTGTTTCTATGCCAGATTTTGATATTGATTTTTGTATGGAAAAAAGAGATTTAGTGATTGAACATATTGCTCAATTTTATGGGAAAAATACTGTATCTCAAATTATTACATTTGGTACGATGTCTGCTAAAGCTGTTGTTCGAGATGTAGGTCGAGTGTTTGGTTATCCTTATGGTTTTGTAAATAAAATTTCTCAGTTAATACCATTAGATCCCGGAATTACATTAAAAAAAGCATTATCTAATCAATCCGATTTATTGAGATTTTATATCCAAAATATCGAGGTAAAAAAGATTATTGATACTTCTCAGAAATTAGAAGGAGTTATAAAAAATATTGGAAAACACGCTGGTGGTATTGTAATTGCTCCAAAAAAATTAATTTGTTTTACTCCTATACAGTATGATGATCATGGGGTATTTGTTACTCAATTAGATAAAGATGATATTGATTACATAGGATTATTAAAATTTGATTTCTTAGGATTAAGGACGTTAACAATTATTCAATCTGCTGTAAAGATGATTAATCAGATTCAAAAAAAAAATAATTCAGAATTTATTTATTTAAATCACATTCCACTAGATGATAGAAAAAGTTTTAATTTATTAAAATCCGCAGAAACAACAGCTGTCTTTCAGTTAGAATCATATGGAATGAGAGATTTAATTACTAGATTACAACCAGATTGTTTTGAAGATATTGTTTCTTTAATTGCTCTTTTTAGACCCGGACCATTACAGTCTGGAATGGTTGATAATTTTATTAATAGAAAAAAGAAAAAAGAACCTATTGCTTATCCTGATATTAAATGGCAACATGAATTATTACAGCCAATTTTGAAATCAACATATGGGATTATATTATATCAAGAACAGGTAATGAAAATTGCTCAAGTATTATCAGGTTATACATTATCAGAAGCAGATATTTTACAAAGAGCTATGTCAAAGAAGAAATATAATGAAATGTTTAAACAAAGAGAATATTTTCAAAAATCTGCACAGGAAAGGGGTATTTCAAAAAAACTTGCAATAAAAATTTTTGATTTACTTGAAAAATTCGCTGGATATGGTTTTAATAAATCACATTCTGTAGCATATGCTTTAATTTCGTACCAAACTTTATGGATTAAGTCGAATTATCCTTCTGAATTTATGTCTGCCGTAATGAGTGCTGATCTTGATAATACTAATAAAATTCAAAGATCTATAAGGGAATGTTTTAGAATGAATCTAAAAATTCTTCCTCCAGATATTAATATTAGTCAATATTATTTTACAACAAATCAACAAGGAGAGATTATTTATGGTTTGGGTGCAATTAAAGGTGTTGGAAGATCTATAGTGGATTCTATTATTTGTTCGAGAAATAAGGTGAAACGATTTAATAGTTTATTTGATTTTTGTATTAATGTGAATTTAAAAAAAATTGGTAAAAAAACTTTAGAAAAATTGGTTTTTTCTGGTGCGTTGGACTCTTTCAATATAGAACGATCTCTATTATTTAAATTGATTAATAAATCGATTCTCTTATCTCATCAATATTTTCAATCTCAAAAAAAAAATCAGTTAGAATTTTTAAAACCACTTGTATCTGATAATAACACATTTTATAATAAAAATTATTTTAATAATTTTCGTTTATCTTCATCTGTTTGGTCTCAGAAAATGAAATTAGACTTTGAAAAAGATGTATTAGGATTTTATTTAACTGGTAATCCTATGGATGAATATCGACGTGAGTTATCCTTTTATACTAATAATTATTTTATAAAGAATCTTTACAAGATGAAAAATAATTCTATGGTTACAGTGTCTGGGGTTATTTCTTCTATAAGATTTCAAACAACTAAAAATCGAAAAAAAATTATTTTTTTAGAATTACTGGATGGTGTTGATCAAATAGAAATAATTATTTTTGGTTCTTTAATTAGTAAATATAAATTTATGCTGATTAAAGATACTATTTTAATTTTAACTGGTCGTATATTTTTAAATCAGTTTACTAAAAAACTTAAATTAATTGCACATGTTTTAATGAATATTCCAATAGCTCGTAATAAATATCTTAAAAAATAA
- the dapD gene encoding 2,3,4,5-tetrahydropyridine-2,6-dicarboxylate N-succinyltransferase — MKKLKNIINQIFQIKDQINYKNISISDYHAIQQTINMIDNGILQVSEKISNEWITHQWIKKAILLYFQIQKNQITKGMKNTYYDKINLKYEHYSEAELKKQNIRIVPNAIIRKGSFIGKNTILMPCYVNIGAYIDEGTMIDTWSTVGSCARIGKNVHLSGGVGIGGVLEPIQNNPTIIEDNCFIGARSEIVEGVIVEKGSVISMGVYIGQSTKIYNRKTEEITYGKVPAGSVVVPGTLPSKDNKYNLYCAIIVKQVDQKTLKKVGINQILRENI, encoded by the coding sequence ATGAAAAAATTAAAAAATATTATTAATCAAATATTTCAAATAAAAGATCAAATTAATTATAAAAACATTAGTATATCAGACTACCATGCTATTCAACAAACAATTAATATGATAGATAATGGAATATTACAAGTATCAGAAAAAATATCTAACGAATGGATTACTCATCAATGGATAAAAAAAGCAATCTTATTGTATTTTCAAATCCAAAAAAATCAAATCACGAAAGGAATGAAAAATACCTACTATGATAAAATTAATTTAAAATACGAACATTATTCAGAAGCAGAATTAAAAAAACAAAATATTCGTATTGTTCCAAATGCAATCATTAGAAAAGGTTCGTTCATTGGAAAAAATACTATTTTAATGCCTTGTTATGTAAATATTGGAGCATATATTGACGAAGGCACAATGATAGATACATGGTCTACAGTTGGATCATGTGCTCGAATCGGAAAAAATGTCCACCTTTCTGGTGGAGTTGGAATTGGGGGAGTATTAGAACCAATACAAAACAACCCAACTATTATTGAAGATAATTGTTTTATTGGAGCACGATCTGAAATTGTAGAAGGAGTAATAGTAGAAAAAGGATCAGTCATTTCTATGGGAGTATATATTGGACAAAGTACAAAAATTTATAATAGAAAAACAGAAGAAATTACCTATGGTAAAGTACCAGCTGGATCCGTAGTCGTTCCGGGAACGTTACCATCAAAAGATAACAAATATAATTTATATTGTGCAATAATTGTCAAACAAGTAGATCAAAAAACTTTAAAAAAAGTTGGAATTAATCAAATATTACGAGAAAATATTTAA
- the map gene encoding type I methionyl aminopeptidase, with translation MKISIKNNQEIEKMRIAGKLVGKVLDMIKSYIVPDISTVELNDICHDYIVYYQKATPACLGYHGFPKSVCISVNEVVCHGIPNKHQKLKEGDIVNIDVTIIKNQYYADSSKMFFVGKCHQKAKNLCKAAKDSLYSTFKIIKPGMQLNVIGNTIQKYICKTPFSIVKEYCGHGIGNNFHEDPHILHHKNKFNTIKLQKGMTFTIEPIINAGNQEVFCEKDGWTVKTKDGSLSAQYEHTILVTESGCEILTLRETENIHSTYINI, from the coding sequence ATGAAAATTTCTATTAAAAATAATCAAGAAATTGAAAAAATGAGAATTGCTGGAAAATTAGTAGGAAAAGTATTAGATATGATAAAATCATATATTGTTCCTGATATCAGCACAGTAGAATTAAACGATATCTGTCACGATTATATTGTATATTATCAAAAAGCAACTCCTGCTTGTTTAGGATATCATGGATTTCCAAAATCCGTTTGTATATCCGTTAATGAAGTAGTATGTCACGGTATTCCAAATAAACATCAAAAACTAAAAGAAGGAGACATAGTCAATATTGATGTAACTATCATAAAAAATCAATATTACGCAGACAGTTCTAAAATGTTTTTTGTAGGGAAATGTCACCAAAAAGCAAAAAACTTATGTAAAGCAGCAAAAGATAGTCTATATTCAACATTTAAAATAATTAAACCAGGCATGCAATTAAATGTTATTGGAAATACTATACAAAAATATATTTGCAAAACACCTTTTTCTATTGTAAAAGAATATTGCGGACATGGTATTGGAAATAATTTTCATGAAGATCCACATATTTTACATCATAAAAATAAATTTAATACAATTAAGCTTCAAAAAGGTATGACATTCACAATAGAACCAATTATTAATGCCGGAAATCAAGAAGTATTTTGCGAAAAAGATGGTTGGACAGTAAAAACTAAAGATGGGAGTTTATCTGCTCAATATGAACATACAATACTTGTCACTGAATCAGGTTGTGAAATTTTAACATTAAGAGAAACAGAAAATATTCATTCAACATATATAAATATTTAA
- the tsf gene encoding translation elongation factor Ts — MINITSYLVKKLRLRTGIGIMDCKQALINSKGDFEQAIIYLRKHGKITALKKNANIAARGVVSTYLKDNFGYMIELNCETDFVSRHIEFINFAKNILIQSHLQQLKDLEWLRTVFEEDRISLISKFNENIIIRRFCFLEGNTILSYDHIGRVGVLLNAQSCDKEVLKYIAMHIAASRPEYIDVSDIPKEIVHQEREIQLEIALKTGKNKEIAQKIVHGRINKFINRISLLEQDFIIDPTKKVKTVLNENNIKILKFFRFEVGENI, encoded by the coding sequence ATGATTAATATTACTTCTTATCTTGTTAAAAAATTACGATTAAGAACTGGAATTGGTATCATGGATTGTAAGCAAGCATTAATTAATTCTAAAGGTGATTTTGAACAAGCAATTATATATTTAAGAAAACATGGTAAAATTACTGCATTAAAGAAAAATGCAAATATTGCTGCTCGAGGAGTTGTCTCTACTTATTTAAAGGATAATTTTGGTTATATGATAGAATTGAATTGTGAAACTGATTTTGTATCTCGACATATTGAATTTATCAATTTTGCAAAAAATATTTTAATTCAATCTCATTTACAACAATTGAAAGATTTAGAATGGTTGAGAACTGTTTTTGAAGAAGATAGAATTTCTTTAATTTCAAAATTTAATGAAAATATTATTATTCGTAGATTTTGTTTTTTGGAAGGAAATACTATTTTATCGTATGACCATATTGGTCGGGTTGGGGTTTTATTAAATGCTCAATCTTGTGATAAAGAAGTTTTAAAGTATATTGCTATGCATATTGCTGCAAGTAGACCAGAATATATAGATGTTTCAGATATTCCTAAGGAAATTGTTCATCAAGAACGTGAAATTCAATTAGAAATTGCTTTAAAAACTGGGAAAAATAAAGAAATAGCACAAAAAATTGTTCATGGTAGAATTAATAAATTTATTAATAGAATTTCATTATTAGAACAAGATTTTATTATTGATCCTACAAAAAAGGTAAAAACAGTTTTAAATGAAAATAATATAAAAATTTTAAAATTTTTTCGTTTTGAGGTTGGTGAAAATATTTAA
- the frr gene encoding ribosome recycling factor, with product MIDSFKNDIDIRMMRCLEIFKSKIHKIRTGRISPSILDGLHIEYYEKKTLLNQLANIIMETSNTLKISVFDHSVVNLIEKAILNSHLEVNPIVVGNNIKIIFPPLTEERRKKLFKIVRSEAEAVRICIRNVRRDANDFLKKNIKKKIISKDIEYFLQNEVQILTDSYIRKIDHLLLQKESEIMKF from the coding sequence ATGATTGATAGTTTTAAGAATGATATTGATATTCGAATGATGAGGTGCTTAGAAATATTTAAATCTAAAATTCATAAAATTAGAACAGGTAGAATTTCTCCTTCTATTTTAGATGGATTACATATTGAATATTATGAAAAAAAAACTTTATTAAATCAATTAGCTAATATTATTATGGAAACATCGAATACATTAAAGATAAGTGTTTTTGATCATTCTGTAGTAAATTTAATTGAAAAAGCTATTTTAAATTCTCATTTAGAAGTAAACCCTATTGTGGTTGGAAATAATATTAAAATTATTTTTCCTCCTTTAACTGAAGAACGTCGTAAAAAATTATTTAAGATTGTTCGATCTGAAGCTGAGGCAGTTCGTATTTGTATACGAAATGTTCGTCGTGATGCTAATGATTTTTTAAAGAAAAATATTAAAAAGAAAATAATTAGTAAAGATATTGAATATTTTTTACAAAATGAGGTTCAAATATTAACAGATTCTTATATTCGTAAAATTGATCATTTATTATTACAAAAAGAATCCGAAATTATGAAATTTTAA
- the fabZ gene encoding 3-hydroxyacyl-ACP dehydratase FabZ, whose product MNNFNFNIQDILKFIPHRYPFILIDRVLDYKNDGFLLTLKNITANDPFLQGHFTECFVFPGVLILESIAQSAVILLLMKYPKYKKKSGFYCITGIDSARFKRFVIPGDQLLIQITFIKERRNMFFLNGIVFSNHNVICSAKIICAYISNFSAVLNKL is encoded by the coding sequence ATGAATAATTTTAATTTTAATATTCAAGATATTTTAAAATTTATACCTCATAGGTATCCATTTATTTTAATTGATCGTGTATTAGATTATAAGAATGATGGTTTTCTTCTTACTCTTAAAAATATTACTGCTAATGATCCTTTTTTGCAGGGTCATTTCACTGAATGTTTTGTATTTCCTGGTGTATTAATTTTAGAATCTATTGCTCAATCTGCAGTAATTCTACTTTTAATGAAATATCCGAAATATAAAAAAAAGAGCGGTTTTTACTGTATTACTGGAATTGATTCTGCACGATTTAAACGATTTGTTATTCCAGGAGATCAGTTATTGATTCAAATAACTTTTATTAAAGAACGTAGAAATATGTTTTTTTTAAATGGTATTGTTTTTTCTAATCATAATGTAATTTGTTCTGCCAAAATTATTTGTGCATATATTTCTAATTTTTCGGCTGTTTTAAATAAATTGTAA
- the rpsB gene encoding 30S ribosomal protein S2, with amino-acid sequence MIKAGVHFGHQTRYWNPKMKPFIFGIRNKVHIINLEKTVQMFRIALLELKRIHLRQGKILFIGTKRPASRFIKQAAIHCNQFYINKRWLGGLLTNWRTVRQSIQRLKDLELQTKDGTFLKLTKKEGLIRSRELLKLENSLGGIKNMGGLPDLIFVIDAYHEKISIREANNLGIPVCAIVDTNSNPDGIDYIIPGNDDAIRSIKLYLDDIISYIMNDYANISTDNLIS; translated from the coding sequence ATGATAAAGGCCGGTGTACATTTTGGTCATCAAACTCGTTACTGGAATCCAAAAATGAAACCTTTTATTTTTGGTATTCGTAACAAAGTACATATTATTAATTTAGAAAAAACCGTTCAGATGTTTCGTATTGCTTTATTAGAATTAAAACGCATTCATTTAAGACAAGGAAAAATACTTTTTATTGGTACAAAGAGACCAGCAAGTCGTTTTATCAAACAAGCTGCTATTCATTGTAATCAGTTTTATATTAATAAACGTTGGTTAGGTGGTCTTTTAACTAATTGGAGAACCGTTCGTCAGTCCATTCAGCGTTTAAAGGATTTAGAACTTCAGACAAAAGATGGAACTTTTTTAAAATTAACCAAAAAAGAAGGTTTAATACGATCTCGAGAGTTATTGAAACTAGAGAATAGTCTAGGTGGTATTAAAAATATGGGAGGATTACCTGATTTAATTTTTGTAATTGATGCGTATCATGAAAAAATTTCTATTCGTGAAGCAAATAATTTAGGAATTCCTGTATGTGCAATTGTAGATACAAATTCCAACCCGGACGGTATTGATTACATCATTCCAGGAAATGATGATGCAATACGTTCTATTAAATTATATTTAGATGATATTATTTCTTATATTATGAATGATTATGCTAATATTTCTACGGATAATTTGATTTCTTGA